A single Brucella intermedia LMG 3301 DNA region contains:
- a CDS encoding tetratricopeptide repeat protein has translation MLNIARKDAIATRLGFACILSALVLSGCTSVDRTTTGSVRRAATVATFDHMNDAQLAAMAGRLGAQYERNPKDRQTALNYANVLGRLGRNDQALAVMRALAIVYPKDQAVLAAYGKALAGAGQFDGALDAIRRAQNPAYPDWKLVSAEGAILDQMGRKDEARATYQKALQLQPNEPSIISNMGMSYLLAGDARTAETYFKQAAAAPGADSRVRQNLALSVGLQGRFQEAEAIAAQEISPQQAKANTDYLRSMLAQQNSWNMLKDKPKG, from the coding sequence ATGCTGAACATCGCTCGAAAAGACGCTATCGCAACACGTCTTGGCTTCGCCTGCATTCTTTCGGCATTGGTTCTTTCCGGCTGCACATCGGTTGACCGGACGACGACAGGCTCGGTGCGCCGCGCGGCAACGGTCGCGACTTTCGATCACATGAACGACGCGCAGCTTGCCGCAATGGCCGGGCGGCTTGGCGCACAATATGAACGCAATCCGAAGGACCGCCAGACCGCGCTCAACTATGCCAATGTGCTGGGCCGCCTTGGCCGCAACGATCAGGCGCTGGCGGTCATGCGGGCGCTCGCCATCGTCTACCCGAAGGATCAGGCTGTTCTTGCGGCCTATGGCAAGGCGCTTGCGGGTGCGGGCCAGTTCGACGGAGCGCTCGACGCCATTCGCCGCGCGCAGAACCCGGCCTATCCCGACTGGAAGCTGGTTTCCGCGGAGGGTGCCATCCTCGACCAGATGGGCAGGAAGGACGAAGCTCGCGCGACTTATCAGAAGGCGCTGCAGCTTCAGCCGAATGAACCGTCGATCATCTCCAATATGGGGATGTCCTATCTTCTGGCCGGTGATGCCCGGACGGCAGAAACCTATTTCAAACAGGCCGCAGCCGCGCCCGGTGCCGATAGCCGCGTGCGCCAGAACCTCGCCCTGTCGGTCGGTCTGCAAGGCCGCTTTCAGGAAGCCGAGGCGATTGCCGCGCAAGAGATTTCTCCGCAACAGGCAAAGGCCAATACGGATTATCTCCGGTCAATGCTCGCGCAGCAGAACTCCTGGAACATGCTCAAGGACAAGCCGAAAGGCTGA
- a CDS encoding type II secretion system F family protein has translation MFSLLTQKLSDPQFLIGALIMVAVFATVVTILLPVLSGSALKSRMKSVATEREAIRSRERARLAAESDRRGSLRHQQKPGIREFVEKLDLKRALADEKTVASLRQAGFRGQNPLNIFLFLRFVLPFGAMAIAAIYIFVLGVLADQTFFVRLLVCIFAGYAGFYAPNLYVSNRATKRKQSIRRAWPDALDLMLICVESGMSTEAAFRRVADEIGIQSVELAEELMLTNAELSFLPERRQAYENLANRTGLEPVKSVTQALIQAERYGTPVAQALRTLSQESRDLRLLEAEKKAAALPPKLTVPMIVFFLPVLFIVILGPAFIQISAQGGLFGGN, from the coding sequence ATGTTTTCTCTCCTCACACAGAAATTGTCCGATCCCCAGTTTCTGATCGGCGCGCTGATCATGGTCGCGGTCTTTGCTACCGTGGTGACCATCCTCCTGCCGGTACTGAGCGGCAGCGCGCTCAAATCGCGCATGAAATCGGTCGCCACCGAACGCGAAGCCATTCGCTCACGCGAGCGGGCCCGTCTGGCCGCCGAAAGCGACCGTCGCGGCAGCCTGCGTCATCAGCAGAAGCCCGGCATCCGGGAATTCGTCGAAAAGCTTGATCTCAAACGGGCTCTGGCCGACGAAAAGACGGTCGCTTCGCTCCGGCAGGCTGGCTTCCGAGGGCAAAACCCGCTCAACATCTTCCTGTTCCTGCGTTTCGTGCTGCCGTTCGGGGCAATGGCCATTGCCGCCATCTACATTTTCGTGCTCGGGGTGCTTGCCGATCAGACGTTCTTCGTTCGCCTTCTCGTCTGCATTTTTGCAGGCTATGCGGGTTTTTACGCGCCCAACCTCTACGTCTCGAATCGCGCAACCAAACGCAAGCAATCCATCCGGCGGGCCTGGCCGGATGCGCTCGACCTGATGCTGATCTGCGTTGAATCGGGCATGTCCACCGAAGCTGCCTTTCGCCGGGTGGCTGACGAAATCGGCATCCAGTCCGTCGAGCTTGCCGAAGAACTGATGCTGACCAATGCCGAGCTTTCCTTCCTGCCGGAACGCCGTCAAGCCTATGAAAATCTCGCCAATCGCACCGGTCTGGAACCGGTGAAATCGGTCACGCAGGCGCTGATTCAGGCCGAGCGTTACGGCACGCCGGTCGCGCAGGCGCTGCGCACACTTTCTCAGGAAAGCCGCGACCTGCGTCTGCTGGAAGCGGAAAAGAAGGCTGCGGCCCTGCCGCCGAAACTTACCGTTCCGATGATTGTTTTCTTCCTGCCGGTGCTCTTTATCGTCATCCTAGGTCCGGCCTTCATCCAGATATCGGCGCAGGGCGGATTGTTCGGCGGAAACTGA
- a CDS encoding type II secretion system F family protein produces MTGSASIVMFVVLAVIACAALFYALFYEKLGKKDHAARRFETVRNSGSERAITRSERDRNADIQKRRKQLQDNIKDLEARQKQREKNQKYPPLRILLTQAGLTLTLQKFYLYSGAAAFFATFVALLFGAPLLFLPGIAIAGFFGLPRWFVLHRRKQRLKKFLEEFPNALDVIVRATRAGLPLNDGLRLIASEAVEPVKSEFKKVVEAQQIGLSIPEAVGKMPDSMPCPETNFFAIVIQIQAQAGGNLSEALNNLSKVLRDRKKMKAKVNALSMEAKASAAIIGALPFIVMVLVYLTSPLYMTLLFTSSTGHMLLGVAAVLMLTGIFIMKNMINFDM; encoded by the coding sequence ATGACAGGGTCCGCCAGCATTGTGATGTTCGTGGTGCTTGCCGTCATCGCCTGCGCGGCTTTGTTCTATGCGCTCTTTTATGAAAAGCTCGGCAAGAAGGATCATGCGGCGCGCCGCTTCGAAACCGTGCGCAACAGCGGTTCGGAACGGGCGATAACGCGCAGCGAACGCGACAGAAATGCCGACATCCAGAAGCGCCGCAAGCAGTTGCAGGACAATATCAAGGATCTGGAAGCCCGGCAAAAGCAGCGCGAGAAGAACCAGAAATATCCGCCCCTGCGCATTCTGCTGACCCAGGCGGGGCTCACGCTCACCTTGCAGAAATTCTATCTTTATTCCGGTGCGGCTGCGTTTTTCGCCACATTCGTCGCACTGCTTTTCGGCGCGCCGCTGCTTTTCCTGCCGGGTATAGCGATTGCCGGTTTCTTCGGCCTGCCGCGCTGGTTTGTGCTGCACAGGCGCAAGCAGCGACTGAAGAAGTTCCTCGAGGAATTTCCCAATGCGCTCGATGTCATCGTGCGCGCGACCCGCGCCGGGCTCCCGCTCAATGACGGCTTGCGGCTCATTGCGAGCGAGGCGGTCGAACCGGTCAAAAGCGAGTTCAAGAAGGTCGTCGAGGCGCAGCAGATCGGGCTTTCCATCCCCGAAGCGGTCGGCAAGATGCCCGATTCCATGCCCTGCCCCGAAACCAATTTCTTCGCCATCGTCATCCAGATACAGGCACAGGCGGGCGGCAATCTTTCCGAGGCGCTCAACAATCTTTCAAAGGTTCTGCGCGACCGGAAGAAGATGAAGGCCAAGGTCAACGCGCTTTCCATGGAAGCCAAGGCTTCGGCTGCCATTATCGGCGCCTTGCCCTTCATCGTCATGGTTCTCGTCTACCTGACAAGCCCGCTCTATATGACGCTGCTTTTCACGTCTTCGACCGGCCATATGCTTCTGGGCGTTGCAGCCGTGCTGATGCTGACGGGCATCTTCATCATGAAGAACATGATCAACTTCGATATGTGA
- a CDS encoding CpaF family protein: protein MFGRRGNDTGNRPESGTRPPAPKPAAPAAMPAPAQPAMQPSRTQAAQPGTLAKTSGPTGSHQPGTQQSSGHGREKTESYYDTKSQVFSALIDTIDLSQLSRMAPDAAREEIRDIVNDIIAIKNFVMSIAEQEELLDDICNDVLGYGPLEPLLSRDDIADIMVNGSRRTYIEVDGLLQETGIRFRDNQQLLNICQRIVSQVGRRVDESSPICDARLPDGSRVNVIAPPLSLDGPTLTIRKFRKDKLTLDQLVRFGAISNAGAELLQIISRVRCNVIISGGTGSGKTTLLNCLTRYIDAHERIITCEDSAELQLQQPHVVRLETRPPNLEGEGEVTMRDLVKNCLRMRPERIIVGEVRGPEVFDLLQAMNTGHDGSMGTIHANSPRECLNRMEAMIAMGGYVLPQKTVREIIVGSVDIIIQAARLRDGSRRITHITEVVGLEGDVITTQDLVLYDIKGEDASGRILGSHSSTGIGRPAFWERARYYNEDSRLASVLDGMERASA from the coding sequence ATGTTCGGCAGAAGAGGCAACGATACGGGAAACAGGCCGGAAAGCGGAACGCGACCGCCCGCGCCCAAACCTGCCGCGCCAGCCGCCATGCCCGCACCGGCCCAACCGGCCATGCAGCCATCCCGCACGCAGGCGGCCCAGCCGGGCACGCTCGCGAAAACATCCGGGCCGACGGGCTCGCATCAGCCCGGCACGCAGCAATCCAGCGGTCATGGCCGCGAAAAGACCGAGAGCTATTACGACACCAAATCGCAGGTCTTCTCGGCGCTGATCGATACGATCGACCTGTCGCAATTGTCCCGCATGGCGCCCGATGCCGCGCGCGAGGAAATCCGCGACATCGTCAATGACATCATCGCCATCAAGAACTTCGTCATGTCGATTGCCGAGCAGGAGGAACTGCTCGATGACATCTGCAATGACGTGCTGGGCTATGGTCCGCTGGAGCCGCTTCTTTCCCGCGACGACATTGCCGATATCATGGTGAACGGCTCGCGCCGGACCTATATCGAAGTGGACGGTCTGCTGCAGGAAACCGGCATCCGTTTTCGCGACAACCAGCAGCTTCTCAACATCTGCCAGCGCATCGTTAGTCAGGTCGGACGACGCGTGGACGAATCGAGCCCGATCTGTGACGCCCGCCTGCCCGACGGTTCGCGCGTCAACGTCATTGCACCGCCGCTGTCGCTCGACGGTCCCACCCTGACCATCCGCAAATTCCGCAAGGACAAGCTGACGCTCGACCAGCTGGTGCGGTTCGGCGCGATATCGAATGCCGGGGCGGAACTGCTGCAGATCATCAGCCGGGTGCGCTGCAATGTCATCATTTCCGGCGGCACCGGTTCAGGCAAGACCACGCTTCTGAACTGCCTGACACGCTATATCGACGCGCACGAACGCATCATCACCTGCGAAGACTCGGCAGAACTGCAATTGCAGCAGCCGCATGTGGTGCGTTTGGAAACCCGCCCGCCCAATCTGGAAGGCGAAGGCGAAGTCACCATGCGCGACCTCGTGAAGAACTGTCTGCGCATGCGGCCCGAACGCATCATCGTGGGCGAAGTGCGCGGACCCGAGGTATTCGATCTCCTGCAGGCCATGAATACGGGCCATGACGGTTCGATGGGCACGATCCACGCCAACAGCCCGCGCGAATGCCTCAACCGCATGGAAGCGATGATCGCCATGGGCGGCTATGTGCTGCCCCAAAAGACCGTGCGCGAGATCATCGTCGGTTCGGTCGATATCATCATCCAGGCCGCGCGTCTGCGCGACGGCTCCCGCCGCATCACCCACATTACGGAAGTGGTGGGGCTGGAAGGCGACGTCATCACGACCCAGGACCTCGTTCTCTACGATATCAAGGGGGAGGACGCTTCCGGCCGCATTCTCGGCAGCCACAGCTCGACAGGCATCGGGCGTCCCGCCTTCTGGGAACGCGCCCGCTACTATAATGAGGATAGCCGCCTTGCCTCCGTGCTCGACGGCATGGAAAGGGCCAGTGCATGA
- a CDS encoding AAA family ATPase, which produces MSNFAFEPEDEAPETGRAPIMLENVRPIPRISIQAFCVNESVAIPIERAGGDRRMAKTHLKVMMGGVAAAIEFYQTASTPNLIIVESASEPNVLLEELQQLSEVCDPGSKVMVIGHSNEVWLYRELLRRGVSEYIVAPVSLADILAIVSSIFLDPGAEPLGRSIAFIGAKGGVGASTIAHNVAWSISNMFRHDVVLADMDLPFGTANINFDQDPTLGIADAVFSPERIDEVYLDRLLVQYGDHLSILAAPSSLERTFDFAEDAFAELIDVAQRSSPLVVLDVAHGWSGWTRTTLMRVDEVVIVATPDLANLRNTKNLLDTLAQLRPNDVKPHLVLNQMGIPKRPEIAIADFAEPLGIDPIATIDFDPQLFGNAANNGRMIAETNPESPIAEAISHIAHVVTGRADVQPRKKSGISSLLGKFARKTK; this is translated from the coding sequence ATGAGCAACTTCGCGTTCGAACCGGAGGACGAAGCACCGGAAACAGGCCGTGCGCCGATCATGCTTGAAAATGTGCGCCCTATTCCGCGCATTTCCATCCAGGCTTTCTGCGTGAACGAAAGCGTCGCGATTCCGATCGAGCGCGCAGGCGGCGACCGGCGCATGGCAAAGACCCATCTGAAAGTCATGATGGGCGGCGTTGCGGCTGCAATCGAATTCTATCAGACCGCCTCCACACCCAATCTGATCATCGTCGAATCGGCGTCCGAACCCAATGTGCTGCTCGAAGAATTGCAGCAGCTGTCGGAAGTCTGCGATCCCGGCTCGAAGGTCATGGTCATCGGCCATTCCAACGAAGTCTGGCTTTATCGCGAATTGCTGCGGCGCGGCGTTTCGGAATATATCGTGGCGCCTGTGTCGCTCGCCGACATTCTGGCCATCGTCTCATCGATCTTTCTCGATCCAGGTGCGGAACCGCTTGGCCGCTCCATCGCCTTCATCGGCGCGAAAGGCGGCGTCGGCGCATCGACCATCGCCCATAATGTCGCCTGGTCGATCTCCAATATGTTCCGGCACGATGTCGTGCTGGCGGACATGGACCTGCCCTTCGGCACGGCGAATATCAACTTCGATCAGGACCCGACGCTCGGCATTGCCGATGCTGTCTTTTCACCGGAACGCATTGACGAGGTCTATCTCGACCGGCTGCTCGTCCAATATGGGGACCATCTGTCGATCCTCGCGGCACCTTCGAGCCTGGAGCGGACATTCGACTTCGCCGAAGACGCCTTTGCCGAACTGATCGACGTCGCTCAGCGCAGTTCTCCGCTGGTCGTGCTGGACGTAGCTCATGGCTGGAGCGGATGGACGCGGACCACCCTGATGCGCGTCGATGAAGTGGTGATCGTCGCAACGCCCGATCTTGCCAATCTTCGCAACACGAAAAACCTCCTCGACACGCTGGCGCAGCTGCGCCCCAATGATGTGAAGCCGCATCTCGTCCTCAACCAGATGGGCATTCCGAAGCGGCCGGAAATCGCAATCGCCGATTTTGCGGAACCGCTCGGCATCGATCCCATCGCCACCATCGACTTCGATCCGCAACTTTTCGGCAATGCCGCCAATAATGGCCGGATGATCGCGGAGACCAATCCGGAAAGCCCGATTGCCGAAGCCATCAGCCACATTGCGCATGTCGTGACCGGCAGGGCCGATGTGCAACCGCGCAAGAAGAGCGGCATATCGAGCCTGTTGGGCAAGTTTGCACGCAAGACCAAGTAA
- a CDS encoding CpaD family pilus assembly protein: MTYSVRGFCRISARPALVALSLALLAGCANRQHVTVGALPDDYRTNHPITIAEREQVTDIPIAQADQKLSPMQRGIVQGAIANYRRSGSGMLYVLVPSGASNQAAAYRLSTEVAATLRRSGIKANNIAIENYPVESPDAAAPIRISYYAITAGTTPCGRWPDDLASTPENKHYANFGCVSQNNLAAQVANPADLLGPRTMTPIDSDRATARLNGNQGYVKMSPAQTQNWREPRSQQAEY, encoded by the coding sequence ATGACCTATTCAGTCAGAGGCTTTTGCAGGATTTCCGCCCGACCAGCGCTCGTCGCCCTGTCGCTGGCTCTTCTTGCGGGGTGCGCGAACCGCCAGCACGTCACCGTGGGCGCGCTACCGGACGATTACCGCACCAATCACCCGATCACGATTGCCGAGCGGGAACAGGTTACCGATATTCCGATCGCACAGGCCGACCAGAAGCTGAGCCCGATGCAGCGCGGCATCGTTCAGGGCGCAATCGCCAATTACCGGCGCAGCGGCTCCGGCATGCTTTATGTTCTGGTGCCTTCAGGCGCGTCCAATCAGGCCGCCGCATACCGGCTGAGCACAGAGGTAGCGGCAACGCTGCGGCGCAGCGGCATCAAGGCAAACAATATCGCCATCGAAAACTATCCGGTCGAAAGCCCGGACGCGGCAGCCCCGATCCGCATCAGCTATTATGCGATAACGGCCGGCACGACGCCGTGCGGCCGCTGGCCGGATGACCTCGCCAGCACCCCTGAAAACAAGCATTACGCCAATTTCGGCTGCGTCTCGCAGAACAATCTGGCCGCGCAGGTCGCCAACCCGGCCGATCTTCTTGGGCCGCGCACCATGACGCCTATCGATTCGGATCGCGCGACGGCACGACTCAACGGCAATCAGGGCTATGTGAAAATGTCGCCTGCGCAGACGCAAAACTGGCGCGAACCCCGCAGCCAGCAGGCCGAGTATTAA
- a CDS encoding type II and III secretion system protein family protein has protein sequence MRKTNRVRPYSARIALLAGALATVSLPLADMTAMAAAGIVKVGSQQRSQTIKLGLNKSVVLDLPQDAYDVLVSNPTIADAVTRTSRRIYLFGKQVGQTNIFVFGQNGEQVASIDVEIERDVSGLSSQLKRLIPGSDIRVELINDNVVLTGTVQTPQDSAQAAKLAGLFVSGGEATTGQYSTTASAPTDGGGVAINNPDWGRRQSAIVNMLTIVGEDQVTLKVTVAEVSRSVMKQLGVNMTGSGVSNGISYGGISENIAGAIGNNLSDTGFGLATSNFSAYLRAMESAGVMKTLAEPTLTAISGEKAAFNVGGEYNVINSVTYDDDGKRTNQLAKINYGIGLEFMPTVLGPGRISLKIRTSVSEPTTEGAGTTNKMEGVGASVLSLRKRVADTTVELPSGGSMMIGGLIRDEVRQSVSGFPGLTKIPVLGALFRSKDFIRNESELVVIVTPYLARPVARQQLARPDDNLNPASDGAGYILGKVNRVYGTMETKLPPGRYNGVVGYIYK, from the coding sequence ACCGTTTCCCTGCCGCTTGCCGACATGACCGCAATGGCGGCGGCAGGCATCGTAAAGGTTGGCAGTCAGCAGCGTTCGCAGACAATCAAGCTCGGCCTCAACAAATCGGTTGTCCTCGATCTCCCGCAGGACGCCTATGACGTTCTCGTCTCCAATCCGACGATAGCCGATGCTGTGACGCGCACGTCGCGGCGCATCTATCTTTTCGGCAAGCAGGTCGGACAGACCAATATCTTTGTCTTCGGACAGAATGGCGAGCAGGTCGCATCGATCGATGTCGAGATCGAGCGGGACGTGAGCGGGCTTTCGTCCCAGCTGAAGCGCCTCATCCCGGGTTCCGATATTCGCGTCGAACTCATCAACGACAATGTGGTGCTGACCGGAACCGTGCAGACCCCGCAGGACTCGGCGCAGGCCGCAAAGCTTGCCGGTCTTTTCGTTTCCGGTGGCGAAGCAACAACCGGTCAATATTCAACCACGGCCTCGGCGCCGACCGATGGCGGCGGTGTCGCCATCAACAATCCCGACTGGGGGCGTCGGCAGAGCGCCATCGTCAATATGCTCACCATCGTCGGCGAGGATCAGGTGACGCTGAAAGTCACCGTCGCCGAGGTCAGCCGCTCCGTCATGAAGCAGCTTGGCGTCAACATGACCGGAAGCGGTGTATCGAACGGTATTTCCTATGGGGGGATTTCCGAGAATATCGCAGGCGCCATTGGCAACAACCTTTCCGATACCGGGTTCGGCCTCGCGACGAGCAACTTTTCCGCCTATCTGCGGGCGATGGAATCGGCAGGCGTGATGAAGACCCTCGCCGAGCCTACCTTGACCGCAATCTCCGGTGAAAAGGCGGCTTTCAATGTCGGCGGCGAATATAATGTCATCAACAGCGTGACCTATGACGACGACGGAAAACGCACCAATCAGCTGGCCAAGATCAATTATGGCATCGGTCTGGAATTCATGCCGACCGTGCTGGGGCCGGGACGCATCAGCCTGAAAATCAGAACCTCCGTCTCGGAGCCGACAACGGAAGGCGCCGGCACGACAAACAAGATGGAAGGCGTGGGCGCGAGCGTCCTGTCGCTGCGAAAGCGCGTTGCCGACACGACTGTCGAACTGCCGTCCGGCGGTTCCATGATGATCGGCGGCCTGATCCGCGATGAAGTGCGCCAGTCGGTTTCCGGCTTTCCGGGCCTCACCAAGATTCCAGTCCTCGGCGCGCTGTTCCGCAGCAAGGATTTCATTCGCAACGAATCCGAACTGGTGGTGATCGTCACGCCTTATCTGGCGCGACCGGTCGCCCGCCAGCAGCTTGCGCGGCCTGACGACAATCTCAACCCGGCCAGCGATGGCGCGGGATACATCCTCGGCAAGGTCAATCGCGTTTACGGCACGATGGAAACAAAATTGCCGCCCGGTCGCTACAACGGCGTCGTCGGTTATATCTACAAGTGA